The Faecalibacterium sp. I3-3-89 sequence ATGCGTTCGCAGCAGAGCAGGGGTATGCGGTGGACTTTTCGGATACCCGCTTCCACCACGAAATCTACCTCTCCGACCCCAACCGCACCCTGCCGGAAAAACGGAAGACCATCCTGCGCCACCCGCTCAAATCAAGCTTGTAATCCAGCCCCAAGGCCGCTATAATAAAAGAAAAAGCCGCTGTCTGGCGGCGGAAAACGAGGAATGGATATGAAGCTTCCCGAGAAGAAACAGCGCTGGGTCTACCATGCAGAGGCCCTGCCGCAGGCGGCAGGCGAGGGCGTCACCCGCCGGGTGCTGGCCTATACCGACGGCCTGATGTGCGTGGAGAATACCTTCGAGAAGGGGGCTGTGGGCGCACTCCACCATCACCCCCACACCCAGATCACCTATGTGGTGTCGGGTGCGTTCGAGTTCACTGTGGACGGCGTGACTCACACCGTGCGGGCCGGGGATACCATCCTGAAGGAGGACGGCGTGGAGCACGGCTGTGTCTGCACCGAGGCTGGTATCCTGCTGGACATCTTCACCCCCATGCGGGAAGACTTCGTGTAAAATAAAATGGGCCGCAGCCCACCCCGCGAGGGGAAGGCTGTGGCCCATTTTTGTGCGAAAAATCAGGCGGCAGTAGAAGAAGCAACCTCAGAGGAAGCAGCCTCAGAAGATGCAGCCTCGCTGGAGACCTCGGATGCGGCCTCAGAAGAGGAAGCCTCGCTTGCAGCCTCGGAGGAAGCGCTGTTCTCCTCAGCGACAGCGGAGGAAGCGGAGGTCTCGGACTGAGCAGAAGCAGCCTCAGAGGTGGAAGCAGCGGTAGAAGAAGAGCTGCCGCAGGCAGTCATGCTGACAGCCAGAACCAGAGCAGCAACGGTAACAGCAACATTCTTGAGTTTCATATGAAAAATCTCCTCATATTTAAAAATAGTTTTGCGGGAGGGCCGTACAGGCAAGGCCCTTCTGCAAAAAGATATTCTAGTCCGTTTTCGAAAAAAATCAAGCCCTTTTTGGGCAAAGATTCTATTTGCCGGAGAGATTCTACACTTTTGTTATAACTTTTCGATAAAAGTCAAAGATTTTTGACGTTCAAAAATAAAACACAACGAGCTTTTCCGGAAGAGGAAAGCGTGGTATAATAGCTTCATGATATGCAGCGGGTGGAGGCTGTGTCCGGTAAGGGCTGTGCCGTCAAGCCATCGGCCCGCTATTCGACCCTGCAGGATCTGGACGCCGGACGCCACACCGAGATCGATATGTTCTCGGGCGCACTCATCCGGATGGGCAGGGAGCTTGGCATCCCGACGCCCTACAATGAGTTCGCTTACCACATGATAAAGGCGCTGGAAGAAAAGAATGACGGCAGATTTGACTACAGCGGCCCGGATCAGGAAATGACATGGGCAAGATGAGGAGAGAAAAGGGAATGAATATCACAGTCTATCTGGGGGCGAACGAGGGCAATGACCCGGCCCTGAAGCAGGCCGTCGAGGAGCTGGGCCGGTGGATCGGCGAGAGCGGGAACGCTCTGGTCTATGGTGGCTCCCGCAGCGGCCTGATGGGCCGCCTCGCTCACAGCGTCCTGACGGCGGGCGGCGAAGTGACCGGGGTAGAGCCGCAGTTCTTCATCGACTCGGAGGTGCAGTACGACGGCCTAACAAAGCTCATCGTCACGAAGGACATGACCGAGCGGAAGACCCGGATGATCGAGCTGGGCGACGCCTTTATCGCCTTTCCGGGCGGCACCGGCACGCTGGAAGAGATCGCCGAGGTGATGTCCAAGGTCTCGCTGGGCCATCTCGATGCGCCCTGCATCCTCTACGACCTCGACGACTACTACGCCGGACTGAAGGCCCTGCTGGCTCATATGGTCGAGACAGGCCTGTCCAGCCCCGCGCGGCAGAAGGGCATCTGCTTCGCAAAGAACTTGGACGAGATAAAAAGTCTCCTGCAAGCATAAAGAAAAAGCGCTGGAAGCCGTTAGACCGCTTCCAGCGCTTTGTTTTTGCTGTTTACATGGAGATGACGCCGAGGGCGTTGGCCACCGAGCTGACAAGGATGATGGCCGCGAAGATGGGGCAGAGATACTTTATCATAAAGTTGAAGATGCGTCTGCGGCGGAAGGACTTGCCGTCCAGCGTGACCTCCTCTTCGATCTTCTCCACACCGATGACCCGAGACACCAGCAGGCAGGTGGTGATGGCCGCAATGGGCATCATGACGGAGTTGGTGAGGAAGTCGAAGAAGTCGAGGAACTGCATCCCGAAGACCGTGAATCGGGCCAGCGGGCCGTAACCCAGAGCCGACAGACTGCCCAGCACCAGCATGATGATGCCGATGAGGATGGTGGCCTGTTTGCGGTCCCAGCCCAGCTCGTCCTCGAAGGTGGAGACGGCGCTCTCGGTCAGAGCAATGGAGCTGGTGACAGCGGCGAAAAGCACCAGCGTAAAGAAGAGGATGCCCACCACCGTGCCGAGGCCCATGCTCTCGAACACCTTGGGGATGGTGATGAACATGAGGGCCGGGCCGGCCTGCAGAGTGTCCGGGTCGCCGCCGGAGAAGGAGAAGACCGCCGGAATGATCATCAGGCCCGCCATGATGGCGATGACGGTATCAAAGACCTCCACGTTTTCGGTGGACTCCTCGATGGAGACGTCCTTCTTCATATAGGAGCCGAAGGTGACGAGGATGCCCATAGCGATGGAGAGGGAGTAGAACATCTGTCCCATTGCGGTCACGACGGTCATCCACGAGAAGTTGGCGATGTTGGGCACGAGGAAGTATTTCACACCCTCCAGCGCGCCCGGGCGTGTGACGGAGTAGCCTGCGATGACGACGGAGAGCACCACAAGAATGGGCATCATCACCTTGGATACCCGCTCCACGCCGTTGCGCACGCCCGCAAAGATGATGGAGAGGGTAAAGACGGTAAAGATGGCGAAGCAGATCTCCGCCGACGGGCCGCTGGAAATGAAGGCGGAGAAATAGCCGTCCGCCGCCAGCTCGCTGCCGTGGCCGCCGATGTAGTCGGCCAGATACCGGATGACCCAGCCGCCGATGACCGAGTAGTAGGGGACGATGAGGATGGGGATGATGGCGTTGATCCAGCCGCCGAAGGAAAGCCCGCCCGTTTTGCCGAAGGAGGCGAACGCGCCCACCGGGCTTTTCTTGGTCATCCGGCCCAGCGCCGTCTCGGCCACGATCATGGTGTAGCCGAAGGTGAAGGCGAGGATGATGTAGATGAGCAGGAAGATGCCGCCGCCGTACTTGGCCGCAAGATAGGGGAAGCGCCAGATGTTGCCGAGGCCCACCGACGCGCCTGCAGCGGAGAGAACGAATCCGATCTTGCCCGAAAAGGCGCTCCGCTTGTGCTGTTTTTGATTCATTGGATTTTCCTCTTTTCACAAATTCGATATCCCCAGTGTATCACAGCCGGGGAGGGGATTCAACCGATTTTCCGATAAGAAGAAGAAGACCCATCGAAGGAATCGAAGGGTCGTATCAAAAAATGAGCACAGAAGCAGAAGCTCCTGTGCTCAGAGGGAGGCAGCGTCAGTCCACCACCGGTACATCCAGCCCGAATTCCAGCGGGCGGAAGCGGGGGCAGACGTTTTCGGTGATGCAGATGACCGAGGCGGCGAGGCGGCTGCCGATCTCGCAGGACTGGGCCAGATTCTTGCCGTAGGTCAGGCCGATGACCGTCCCTGCAAAGAAGGCATCGCCTGCGCCGGTGGTGTCGATGACATCCACCTTCTTGGCGGGCACGACGCCGCAGGCCCCGTCGTGCTGGGCGTAGACGGCCCCCAGACCGCCCATCGTCACCACCATGCTGGTCATGTTGGCGCTGTGGACGTTCCGGGCCAGCACCTGAGCCATCTGGGTGGGGGAGAGGTGGCCGTAGTCGTCCGAGAAGAGCAGC is a genomic window containing:
- a CDS encoding cupin domain-containing protein, whose protein sequence is MKLPEKKQRWVYHAEALPQAAGEGVTRRVLAYTDGLMCVENTFEKGAVGALHHHPHTQITYVVSGAFEFTVDGVTHTVRAGDTILKEDGVEHGCVCTEAGILLDIFTPMREDFV
- a CDS encoding sodium-dependent transporter, which encodes MNQKQHKRSAFSGKIGFVLSAAGASVGLGNIWRFPYLAAKYGGGIFLLIYIILAFTFGYTMIVAETALGRMTKKSPVGAFASFGKTGGLSFGGWINAIIPILIVPYYSVIGGWVIRYLADYIGGHGSELAADGYFSAFISSGPSAEICFAIFTVFTLSIIFAGVRNGVERVSKVMMPILVVLSVVIAGYSVTRPGALEGVKYFLVPNIANFSWMTVVTAMGQMFYSLSIAMGILVTFGSYMKKDVSIEESTENVEVFDTVIAIMAGLMIIPAVFSFSGGDPDTLQAGPALMFITIPKVFESMGLGTVVGILFFTLVLFAAVTSSIALTESAVSTFEDELGWDRKQATILIGIIMLVLGSLSALGYGPLARFTVFGMQFLDFFDFLTNSVMMPIAAITTCLLVSRVIGVEKIEEEVTLDGKSFRRRRIFNFMIKYLCPIFAAIILVSSVANALGVISM
- a CDS encoding ketopantoate reductase family protein, whose translation is MQRVEAVSGKGCAVKPSARYSTLQDLDAGRHTEIDMFSGALIRMGRELGIPTPYNEFAYHMIKALEEKNDGRFDYSGPDQEMTWAR
- a CDS encoding TIGR00730 family Rossman fold protein, translating into MNITVYLGANEGNDPALKQAVEELGRWIGESGNALVYGGSRSGLMGRLAHSVLTAGGEVTGVEPQFFIDSEVQYDGLTKLIVTKDMTERKTRMIELGDAFIAFPGGTGTLEEIAEVMSKVSLGHLDAPCILYDLDDYYAGLKALLAHMVETGLSSPARQKGICFAKNLDEIKSLLQA